The sequence GCGCGGACGCGGCGTCGAAGGCCGCACCCACCCCGGTCAGCCGGCGTGGCACGGCGAGCACCGCGTCCCGGCGCCCCCGGGCCTCCGGGTCGCGCGCCAGCCGCCGGGCCCGGCCCACGTGCCCCTGGGCGGCCGCCGCGGCCCACTCGGCCACGTCGGGCGTGATGCCGTCCCGGCGTACGAGCACCTCGGCGACGGCGGCGGCCGGCGGCTGCCGCAACGGTACGATCCGGCAGCGCGACCGGATGGTCACCGAGACGTCCTCCGGGTGGGTGGACGGGGCGCAGAGCAGGAAGACCGTACGCGGCGGGGGCTCCTCGATCGCCTTGAGCAGCGCGTTGCCGGCCGCCTCGGTGAGCCGGTCGGCGTCGGAGATGATGACGACCTGCCAGCGACCACCGGACGGCGTGCTGGCGGCCCGGAGCACCAGCGCGCGCATCTCGTCGACGCCGATGGAGAGCCCCTCGGGCACCACCAGGCGGACGTCGGCGTGGGTGCCGGCCAGAGTGGTGCGGCAGCCGGGGCACGCGCCGCAGCCGGTGCCGTGCACGCACTGCAACGCGGCGGTGAACGCCCGCGCGGCCACGGAGCGGCCCGAGCCGGGCGGCCCGGTGAAGATCCAGGCGTGGGTCATCCCCGACCCGGGGGCGGCCGTCGCTGCGGCGGCGGCTGGGCCCGCCGTCGGGTCCGGTGCCGCGCCAGCACGGGCCGGGGGCGCGGTGGGGGCACTCAGCAGCGCGGCGGCCGAGGCGGCGGCGCGGCGCAGGGTCGCCACCGCCTCGTCCTGCCCGACCAGGTCGGCGAAGACGTCCGCCATCAGGGGGAGCGCTCCATGGCCATGAGCTCCTCGTCGGATAACTCGGGCTGGACGGTGGTGTCCGGGCCGTGGGCCGGGCGCGGGTGCACGATGCCGGCCGGGTCGACCAGGAACTCGTCCACCCGCCGGGCGACCGCCTCGGCGATCTCCTCGGCCGACCTGGAGGCGTCGAGCACCAGGTAGCGCTTCGGGTCGGCGGCG comes from Micromonospora viridifaciens and encodes:
- a CDS encoding DNA polymerase III subunit delta'; protein product: MADVFADLVGQDEAVATLRRAAASAAALLSAPTAPPARAGAAPDPTAGPAAAAATAAPGSGMTHAWIFTGPPGSGRSVAARAFTAALQCVHGTGCGACPGCRTTLAGTHADVRLVVPEGLSIGVDEMRALVLRAASTPSGGRWQVVIISDADRLTEAAGNALLKAIEEPPPRTVFLLCAPSTHPEDVSVTIRSRCRIVPLRQPPAAAVAEVLVRRDGITPDVAEWAAAAAQGHVGRARRLARDPEARGRRDAVLAVPRRLTGVGAAFDAASALIEAAEAEAAASVAEIDEAERAALQTALGAGGTGRGAAGAMRGAAGQLKDLEKRQKSRATRTQRDALDRALVDLAGFYRDALVSALRAPVAPVHTDTAALARAGAQKWDAEGALRRLEAVLECRVAIEANVKPRIAVEAMILALWKG